A stretch of Triticum aestivum cultivar Chinese Spring chromosome 1D, IWGSC CS RefSeq v2.1, whole genome shotgun sequence DNA encodes these proteins:
- the LOC123180070 gene encoding uncharacterized protein translates to MLRGSAGPRGGGGGAAAAAARPPRCPHPRPASRRARGAAASPEPKGDAVSVLEDPVVSSVEESSFTFEFKRGSKRARKAMPPAEAHRGKENWHGEGVTSKQNMAAAKPHLTKEGPEEVEFTHCAPSIVARLMGLDTVPRSKKVLDRCQSDIQSNPRLKLSGRAEEVAQVSCEDRPCRSSGDELPELKDVFEVTEMENMAMRKALQSGKEMPRPRSNDADLEFVRQKFLDAKRLSTDEGHRNSKEFGEALEILYSKKDVFLEILQESSIALSGFPGHVLGYSGLQCSPHGSSGAGAQSFGQDNFCRTEVDSESEDPRPSMHLEETSDVSLEHSAPKGSRRSRRPSQIVVLKPDPQRRSSTPVIASQETSQFGQWTGARWLKPPRHSPHKQDGIHSMAHGSVQVTEPEGDTPEQKLRIQTSIRGSWKKPSENERYLGVGCQREKAASTSHDETSSISSSTHSAGSSVSRKARKHLSERWQMACQSRAENPVPTDTRTLGEMLELTTRDATKVTTHKRLSDSNTNSSNAQEMPASPLGISSKDGWKTGIYRGDNSRSVISRNFPRSKSLPTSSTTVAKLPGRRRSAPNLPILKDLLNTPTDDTGNGLLRKRLPIRKAKQNGRVIVHVGKENMLPEKEIYVTSERTRHSICTSDLPRTSNIYNEHPGDVISTEDHTAIDLAIPHDDVRNLEGQAGWTEQKLATPLPEPEEDIVIHNQDNITLKEVKSQLMESDIAEIDHQAVKSAYSVSAESCECSSPTASSQQSSGEEATYSGIFKSVNDGIQGLRAQLKMLKMGDQVDTRRDDSDAYSSDECDDTDISDYQVKEEQLPIFKDEEDRDCTYVQEMLGTACGFPVYPDQWQFSSDVFVWLENKYSKLLLWSKSDRKLLFDLVNSILADMTAPGSSLCSKIMMNSWPQMDWRKLAENVWQTVVFMRRSHQPFDLDSVEPLPLDHHPELEMFGADIAEMIRDDVLEELVAELASHIN, encoded by the exons ATGCTGCGCGGCAGCGCCGgaccgcgaggaggaggaggaggcgctgcggcggcggcggcgaggccccCTCGCTGCCCTCACCCCCGCCCCGCGTCGCGCCGAG CGCGAGGGGCGGCCGCCTCTCCGGAGCCGAAGGGCGACGCCGTGTCGGTGCTGGAGGATCCGGTGGTGTCTTCCGTCGAGGAATCCTCT TTCACATTTGAGTTCAAGAGAGGGTCCAAGAGGGCGAGGAAGGCGATGCCGCCGGCAGAGGCGCATAGAGGGAAAGAGAACTGGCATGGAGAG GGAGTCACTAGCAAACAGAACATGGCTGCTGCAAAGCCACACTTGACGAAAGAGGGGCCAGAAGAGGTGGAGTTCACGCACTGCGCGCCCAGCATCGTTGCGAGGCTGATGGGTCTCGACACCGTGCCGAGGTCCAAGAAGGTTCTTGACCGGTGCCAGAGTGACATCCAGAGCAATCCGCGGCTGAAGTTATCCGGACGTGCTGAGGAAGTGGCCCAGGTTTCATGCGAGGATCGGCCATGCCGGAGCAGTGGCGATGAGCTGCCAGAACTGAAGGATGTTTTCGAGGTGACCGAGATGGAGAACATGGCGATGCGCAAGGCGTTGCAGTCAGGCAAGGAGATGCCACGCCCAAGAAGCAACGATGCCGATCTGGAGTTCGTGAGGCAGAAGTTCTTGGATGCAAAGCGCCTTTCCACAGACGAAGGCCACCGGAATTCCAAGGAGTTTGGTGAAGCACTTGAGATACTGTACTCCAAAAAGGATGTTTTCCTTGAAATCCTTCAGGAGAGCAGTATTGCATTGTCAGGATTCCCAGGGCACGTCCTTGGTTACAGTGGTTTGCAGTGCTCCCCCCATGGAAGCAGTGGTGCTGGTGCGCAATCCTTTGGGCAAGACAACTTTTGCAGAACGGAAGTTGATAGTGAATCTGAGGATCCTCGTCCTAGTATGCATCTCGAAGAAACTTCAGATGTGTCACTGGAGCATTCGGCACCAAAAGGGAGCAGGCGTTCACGTAGGCCCTCGCAAATTGTTGTTCTGAAACCAGACCCTCAGAGGAGAAGTTCTACACCGGTTATAGCAAGCCAAGAAACATCGCAGTTTGGTCAGTGGACTGGTGCACGATGGTTGAAGCCCCCACGCCATAGTCCGCATAAGCAAGATGGCATACATTCTATGGCACATGGCAGTGTGCAAGTTACAGAACCAGAAGGAGATACACCTGAACAGAAGCTTAGAATACAAACATCTATAAGGGGTAGCTGGAAGAAACCATCTGAGAATGAACGCTACCTTGGAGTTGGCTGTCAAAGGGAAAAGGCTGCTTCCACTTCTCATGATGAGACTTCGTCAATTTCTTCATCCACGCATTCTGCTGGATCATCGGTGAGCAGAAAGGCCAGAAAGCACCTCTCTGAAAGATGGCAAATGGCCTGCCAATCCAGAGCTGAAAATCCAGTTCCTACTGATACAAGAACATTAGGTGAGATGCTTGAACTCACTACTAGAGATGCAACGAAGGTAACCACCCACAAGCGTTTGTCAGATTCAAACACCAATTCCAGTAATGCGCAAGAGATGCCGGCCAGCCCTCTTGGTATTAGCAGCAAAGATGGTTGGAAGACAGGGATTTACCGTGGAGATAATTCAAGAAGTGTCATATCAAGGAATTTTCCCAGGTCCAAGTCTCTCCCAACCTCATCTACCACTGTTGCAAAATTACCGGGGAGGAGGCGCTCTGCACCTAACTTGCCCATTCTGAAGGATCTATTGAATACACCCACTGATGATACTGGAAATGGACTTCTCAGGAAGAGGTTACCAATCAGAAAAGCCAAGCAGAATGGGCGAGTTATTGTTCATGTAGGAAAGGAAAATATGCTACCTGAGAAAGAGATTTATGTAACTTCAGAGAGAACAAGACACAGTATCTGCACTTCCGATCTACCCAGGACAAGCAACATATATAATGAGCATCCAGGTGACGTTATCAGTACTGAGGATCACACAGCTATTGATTTGGCTATTCCACATGATGATGTGCGAAATTTGGAAGGTCAGGCAGGATGGACAGAACAAAAGCTAGCAACACCGTTACCAGAGCCAGAAGAAGACATAGTAATTCATAATCAAGATAACATAACACTGAAG GAGGTGAAAAGCCAATTAATGGAGAGTGACATTGCTGAAATTGATCACCAAGCAGTAAAGTCTGCTTATTCTGTAAGCGCTGAGAGTTGCGAATGCTCAAGTCCAACTGCTTCATCGCAACAAAGTTCTGGAGAAGAGGCTACTTATTCTGGAATCTTCAAAAGTGTCAATGATGGTATTCAAG GACTCAGAGCTCAACTTAAGATGCTGAAGATGGGCGATCAAGTTGATACACGCAGAGATGATTCGGATGCATACTCGAGCGATGAGTGCGACGATACAGACATTTCAGATTACCAGGTAAAGGAGGAGCAGCTACCCATCTTTAAGGATGAGGAAGACAGGGACTGCACTTATGTCCAGGAGATGCTTGGCACTGCGTGTGGCTTTCCAGTCTACCCAGACCAGTGGCAGTTCAGCTCAGATGTGTTCGTATGGCTGGAAAACAAGTACAGCAAGCTGCTCCTGTGGTCGAAATCAGACAGGAAGCTTCTTTTCGACCTCGTTAACTCAATCTTGGCTGACATGACGGCTCCAGGTAGCAGCCTGTGTTCAAAAATCATGATGAACTCCTGGCCTCAAATGGATTGGAGAAAGTTAGCTGAAAATGTCTGGCAAACAGTAGTATTCATGCGAAGGAGCCATCAGCCATTTGATCTGGACAGTGTCGAGCCTTTGCCCCTGGACCATCACCCTGAACTTGAAATGTTCGGAGCAGACATTGCTGAAATGATACGTGACGATGTTCTGGAAGAGCTTGTGGCCGAACTCGCGTCGCATATCAACTGA